A single genomic interval of Prochlorococcus marinus XMU1406 harbors:
- a CDS encoding TolC family protein, protein MLRRVIKPFLLLPLTLSMHTFNVLSSETENYIDNVLEEKSNITFVDHQEIEKLILNNQELKSLQNLVASASFNLSSQIAKRYPSLDFQANGLPKYVTGKKYNSNSPTLKTSQFTANPSLNIKWDVIAPLRGSEIKIAKTNYKIAENNFEIKKKDLIQEARIRYHKYKKSYQDIQNKKFTLDLSITSLENAKAKLDAGIGTKFEVLEAEAQLSRDQQSLNEKKIEHEINKISLKEILNVKGDFETNKEQNLIGFWNHKLNKNINEGLDKNLSLKNLILQKSIKKNQAESFLAQNKPNIYISNSLSSTFSKGDSLATNIDSDKSGSNYTNTISLNFAWSIFDGGQNKNSYKSKIADAEAEKYAYENLKNVLTTSISKAYLNLKLNEEKIISSLKEIESSEESVRLSRLRYDVGISTLKDVLVRQSELSNAKSKNINAIYNYNLNLDELERLTFIDISKSCLGINNTKIKDTESICNIQR, encoded by the coding sequence ATGCTTAGAAGAGTAATAAAACCTTTTTTATTATTGCCACTTACTCTAAGTATGCATACCTTTAATGTTCTATCGAGCGAAACAGAAAATTACATTGATAATGTTTTAGAAGAAAAATCAAATATTACTTTTGTTGATCATCAAGAAATAGAAAAACTTATATTAAATAATCAAGAATTAAAATCATTACAAAACCTAGTAGCCTCTGCAAGCTTTAATCTTTCCAGTCAAATTGCCAAAAGATACCCATCCTTAGATTTTCAAGCCAATGGGTTACCAAAATATGTCACAGGTAAAAAGTACAATAGCAATTCACCTACTTTAAAAACATCACAATTTACGGCTAATCCCTCCCTGAATATTAAATGGGATGTAATTGCCCCACTAAGAGGATCTGAAATCAAAATTGCCAAAACAAATTACAAAATTGCAGAAAATAATTTTGAGATTAAGAAAAAAGATTTAATTCAAGAAGCAAGAATCAGATATCACAAATACAAAAAGTCATATCAAGATATTCAGAATAAAAAATTTACGCTTGATTTATCAATTACAAGTTTAGAAAATGCTAAAGCGAAGCTAGATGCTGGAATTGGTACAAAATTTGAAGTTCTTGAAGCAGAAGCTCAATTATCTCGAGATCAACAATCACTTAATGAAAAGAAAATAGAACATGAAATTAATAAAATTTCTCTTAAAGAGATTCTTAATGTTAAGGGAGATTTCGAAACTAATAAAGAGCAAAATCTTATAGGGTTTTGGAATCATAAATTGAATAAGAATATTAATGAGGGTTTGGATAAAAATCTTTCCTTAAAAAACCTTATTCTTCAAAAATCAATCAAAAAGAACCAAGCTGAGAGCTTTTTAGCTCAAAATAAGCCAAATATCTATATCAGTAATTCATTATCTAGTACATTTTCAAAGGGTGACTCTCTAGCAACTAATATCGACTCTGATAAATCTGGATCTAATTATACAAATACCATAAGTCTAAATTTTGCATGGAGTATTTTTGATGGAGGACAAAACAAGAATTCCTACAAATCAAAAATAGCAGATGCTGAAGCTGAAAAATATGCTTATGAAAATCTAAAAAATGTTTTGACCACAAGCATTAGCAAAGCTTACCTAAATCTCAAATTAAATGAAGAGAAAATAATTTCTTCTCTTAAGGAAATTGAATCTAGTGAAGAGTCTGTAAGGCTTTCCAGGCTTAGATATGATGTTGGAATATCAACCTTAAAAGATGTTCTTGTTAGACAAAGTGAATTAAGTAATGCGAAATCAAAAAATATTAATGCAATATATAATTACAATTTGAATTTAGATGAATTAGAAAGATTAACTTTTATTGATATAAGTAAAAGTTGTTTGGGAATTAATAATACTAAAATTAAAGATACAGAGTCTATTTGCAATATACAAAGATGA
- a CDS encoding DUF4346 domain-containing protein: MDSSKSLDEKIKIDNNLSNRYIALDPNGYFIIKVNLEENKIILEHFLNNIDEEGYALDPETNEQIKCDSQNKRVSNEVFKGISAKQLGILITEERNDLITRFDHALYLGRELQKAEECLYKKLPYIQD, encoded by the coding sequence ATGGATTCTAGTAAAAGTTTAGATGAAAAAATAAAGATTGATAATAATCTATCCAACCGATATATAGCATTAGATCCAAATGGTTATTTTATTATAAAAGTAAATTTAGAAGAAAATAAAATAATTCTAGAGCACTTTTTAAATAACATCGATGAGGAAGGCTATGCGCTTGACCCAGAAACAAATGAACAAATCAAATGCGACTCTCAAAATAAAAGAGTTAGTAATGAAGTTTTTAAAGGTATTAGTGCGAAACAACTTGGAATTTTGATTACTGAAGAAAGAAATGACTTAATAACCAGATTCGACCATGCTCTATATTTAGGCCGGGAACTACAAAAAGCAGAAGAATGCTTATACAAAAAATTACCCTATATCCAAGATTAA
- a CDS encoding peptidogalycan biosysnthesis protein — protein sequence MNQKIHKVEVKLSIKEISKEIWNELANEINNPFYEWTWLKNLEISKSVSRETGWQPLYFVAYKNEEILGIAPLFLKNHSYGEFIFDQSFARLARELNLNYYPKLIGMSPYSPVNGYQFLYKKNKDKKEITNLLINNIESFAITNKILSCNFLYIDESWGNHLKSLGYYKWINSSSEWRSNGEKTFDDFLSRFNSNQRKNIKKERKSITKQDIKIEIFNKDDINQEILKKMHNFYEQHCSRWGVWGSKYLTSTFFEKIVDNKKNLLLFSASKNDSSDIFAMSMCVKNKNNLWGRYWGSQEDISYLHFELCYYQPIEWAIKNSIHFFDPGAGGKHKRRRGFFAKSTISLHKWFDKNMENIIYPWLNEVNKQTETEIEFENNSIPFK from the coding sequence ATGAACCAAAAAATACATAAAGTTGAAGTCAAATTGTCAATTAAGGAAATCTCAAAGGAGATATGGAATGAATTAGCAAATGAAATTAATAATCCATTTTATGAATGGACTTGGCTTAAAAACCTTGAAATATCAAAAAGTGTTTCAAGAGAAACTGGTTGGCAACCTCTATATTTTGTTGCTTATAAAAATGAAGAAATATTAGGAATTGCTCCACTTTTTTTAAAAAATCATAGCTATGGAGAATTCATTTTTGATCAATCATTTGCACGATTGGCTCGAGAGCTGAATTTAAATTATTACCCTAAATTAATTGGAATGAGTCCTTATAGTCCTGTAAATGGATATCAATTTCTTTATAAAAAAAATAAGGATAAGAAAGAAATTACAAATTTACTCATAAACAATATCGAAAGCTTTGCGATTACAAACAAAATTTTAAGTTGCAATTTTTTATATATTGATGAAAGCTGGGGCAACCATCTTAAATCTTTGGGATACTATAAATGGATAAATTCCAGCAGTGAATGGAGGAGTAACGGAGAAAAAACGTTTGATGATTTTCTTTCTAGATTTAACTCTAATCAGAGAAAAAATATCAAAAAAGAGAGGAAATCAATTACTAAACAAGATATTAAAATAGAAATTTTTAATAAAGATGATATCAACCAAGAAATCCTCAAAAAAATGCATAATTTTTATGAACAGCATTGCTCGAGGTGGGGAGTTTGGGGAAGTAAATATCTAACATCTACATTTTTCGAAAAAATTGTTGATAATAAAAAAAATCTTTTACTTTTTAGCGCATCAAAAAATGATTCAAGTGATATTTTTGCTATGTCAATGTGCGTTAAAAATAAAAACAACTTATGGGGTAGATATTGGGGCAGTCAAGAAGACATATCTTATCTACATTTTGAATTATGTTACTACCAGCCAATTGAATGGGCAATAAAAAATAGTATCCATTTTTTTGATCCTGGAGCAGGTGGTAAACATAAAAGGCGGAGGGGGTTTTTTGCAAAAAGCACCATTAGCTTGCATAAGTGGTTTGACAAAAATATGGAAAATATAATTTATCCTTGGCTAAATGAAGTTAATAAACAAACCGAGACGGAAATTGAATTTGAGAATAATTCTATACCCTTTAAATAA
- the nadB gene encoding L-aspartate oxidase, producing MLRPPFSQEPIPINNWDVIVIGAGAAGLMTCLELPSNLKVLLLNRNTSKVSSSRWAQGGIASVVRQDDSFDLHAEDTLKAGDGLCDFQAVEMLVKEAPGCVERLQNLGMIFDQSSDQLATTLEAAHSRRRVLHVKDRTGRALVEVLEDHVENQKNILHCRGVRVTELLIENKECRGVQVLDGANLYWIKSRAVVLATGGGGHLFTNTTNPAQSSGEGIALAWKAGAAIEDLEFVQFHPTALKFYGAPCFLISEALRGEGAILVDKNGESPVKNLENRDLATRDQVSRAIMKNMHDNNVDHVGLDLRYIDPEKIVERFPTILSRCQDYGVNPLNEVIPVAPAAHYWMGGVKTDLNASSTRKGLYAVGEVASTGVHGANRLASNSLMECLVFARKMSSIVLNDLSKFEKFDRSFQEFDIEDPKEDKISIIAEKIDNLRKLCWLNLGVSRNKVNMSKFLNYIQNDIDKLNKNDLLNSLEKIKFDQKIKLSERNRRALNLLLDLKNRQITTITLLKACLFREESRGGHYRDDFPDKDKNWECHTRQQLDQKIQKRFIKN from the coding sequence ATGTTAAGGCCTCCATTTTCGCAAGAACCGATACCAATAAATAATTGGGATGTAATCGTTATAGGCGCTGGAGCTGCTGGCCTTATGACTTGTCTTGAATTACCCTCAAATTTAAAAGTACTTCTTTTAAATAGAAATACTAGTAAGGTATCTTCTAGTAGATGGGCTCAAGGCGGAATTGCATCTGTTGTTAGACAAGATGATTCATTTGATCTTCATGCTGAGGATACTTTAAAAGCAGGTGATGGACTATGTGATTTTCAAGCTGTAGAAATGCTAGTTAAAGAAGCTCCAGGTTGTGTAGAAAGGTTGCAGAATTTAGGGATGATTTTTGATCAAAGTTCTGATCAACTAGCTACTACCTTGGAAGCAGCCCATTCACGAAGAAGAGTCTTACATGTTAAAGATCGTACTGGACGAGCATTAGTTGAAGTTCTAGAAGATCATGTTGAGAATCAAAAAAATATTCTTCATTGCAGGGGTGTAAGAGTAACTGAACTTCTCATTGAAAATAAAGAATGTAGAGGAGTTCAGGTTCTTGATGGAGCAAATTTATATTGGATTAAATCTAGAGCTGTTGTTTTGGCTACAGGTGGGGGTGGACACTTATTTACAAATACAACTAATCCTGCTCAATCCTCTGGTGAAGGGATTGCTCTTGCATGGAAAGCAGGAGCTGCTATTGAAGATTTAGAGTTCGTGCAATTTCATCCAACAGCTTTAAAATTTTATGGTGCACCTTGCTTCTTAATATCTGAGGCACTTAGAGGGGAAGGAGCGATTTTAGTTGATAAAAATGGTGAAAGTCCAGTTAAAAATCTTGAGAATCGTGATCTAGCTACTAGAGATCAGGTAAGTAGAGCAATTATGAAAAATATGCATGATAATAATGTAGACCATGTTGGTTTAGATCTTCGGTATATTGACCCAGAAAAAATTGTAGAGCGCTTCCCCACGATCTTAAGTCGATGCCAGGATTATGGCGTTAACCCTTTAAATGAAGTTATTCCCGTAGCCCCTGCAGCTCATTATTGGATGGGCGGTGTTAAAACTGATCTAAATGCATCTTCAACAAGAAAAGGATTATATGCCGTTGGAGAAGTTGCTTCTACAGGAGTGCATGGTGCTAATAGACTGGCAAGTAATTCACTGATGGAGTGTCTTGTTTTCGCAAGAAAAATGTCTTCAATTGTTTTGAATGACCTGTCTAAATTTGAAAAATTTGATAGATCATTTCAAGAGTTTGATATTGAAGATCCTAAAGAAGATAAAATTTCTATAATTGCTGAAAAAATTGATAATCTAAGAAAACTATGTTGGTTAAATTTAGGTGTATCTCGAAATAAGGTAAATATGAGTAAATTTTTAAATTACATTCAAAATGATATAGATAAATTAAATAAAAATGATTTACTAAATAGTCTTGAAAAAATAAAATTTGATCAAAAAATAAAACTTAGTGAACGCAATAGAAGAGCATTAAATCTTTTACTTGATTTAAAGAATAGACAAATAACCACCATAACTTTATTAAAGGCTTGTCTATTTAGAGAAGAAAGTAGAGGAGGGCATTATAGAGATGATTTCCCTGATAAAGATAAAAATTGGGAATGCCATACTAGACAACAGTTAGATCAAAAAATTCAAAAAAGATTTATTAAAAATTAA
- a CDS encoding dihydrofolate reductase family protein, translated as MSLPRVIIVIASSLDGRIAFPGGGESHLGSEEDKKILNQNLSMVDATIFGLGTLIAHQSTYLIKNLNEDDEVNISKSQPISIVASNSKNFNSNWKYFRQPIRRWLISSSKVDNSSNNDFEKQLFFEDSWGKTLISLKKQGINNLALLGGAKLINSFIKEDLITDIKITIIPRIIGGRYTWIPPEQTNEIFNLKRVWEIKSIQNLMNNEIHVHYKKI; from the coding sequence TTGAGTCTCCCAAGAGTAATAATTGTTATAGCATCTAGTCTTGATGGGAGAATTGCATTTCCTGGAGGTGGAGAATCGCATCTTGGAAGTGAAGAAGATAAAAAAATATTAAATCAAAACTTATCAATGGTTGATGCCACCATTTTTGGTTTAGGTACTTTAATAGCCCATCAATCAACTTACTTAATTAAAAATCTCAATGAAGATGACGAAGTAAATATATCAAAAAGCCAACCAATTTCTATAGTTGCTTCAAATAGCAAAAACTTTAACAGTAATTGGAAATACTTTCGTCAACCAATTAGAAGATGGCTAATAAGCTCAAGTAAAGTTGATAATTCATCGAATAATGACTTCGAGAAACAACTCTTTTTCGAAGATTCATGGGGGAAAACTTTAATTTCACTAAAAAAACAAGGGATAAATAATCTAGCTCTTTTAGGAGGTGCAAAACTTATAAATTCATTTATAAAAGAGGATCTAATAACAGATATAAAAATTACAATAATTCCACGAATTATTGGAGGTAGATATACATGGATCCCTCCAGAACAAACAAATGAGATTTTTAATCTCAAAAGAGTATGGGAAATAAAATCAATTCAAAATTTAATGAATAATGAAATCCATGTTCATTACAAAAAAATTTGA
- a CDS encoding TIGR03279 family radical SAM protein produces the protein MWQEINYNEDTIDFLVPNITYKIKPAEIESIEANSIAEEIGFESGDSIISINGKKPRDLIDYQILISEEILDISVLDKNHEIHNINIEKDQDVNLGINFKDALFDSIKQCNNRCPFCFIDQQPSGKRKSLYIKDDDYRLSFLYGSYLTLTNLKKEDWERIAMQKLSPLFISVHATDPATREKLLKNKKAGVILDQISWFEKNSIQIHAQIVVCPDINDGDILEKSILELAEFYKKTSQTVLSVAIVPVGLTKFRPENDGLKAINPEYAKNTIKQVERIQASLQITLGTRFCWLADEWYLIAGTNLPSYKTYENMPQESNGVGTIRNFLEALREKTQNLPQKVKNPKKVSWIVGKLVYEALIPTVKKLNLINGLTINLYGLPSIYWGQDQVVTGLLTGEDLIYGLRNKDLGEAVYIPSIMLKINTDLFLDDKNIQEVENQINTKIHVLDDSNDIINTLIG, from the coding sequence GTGTGGCAAGAAATTAATTACAATGAAGATACCATTGATTTTTTGGTTCCTAATATTACTTATAAAATTAAACCTGCAGAAATTGAAAGTATTGAAGCTAATTCTATTGCTGAAGAAATAGGATTTGAATCAGGTGATTCAATTATTAGTATTAATGGGAAAAAACCAAGAGATTTAATTGATTATCAGATTCTGATTAGTGAAGAAATTTTAGATATATCAGTTTTAGATAAAAATCATGAGATTCACAATATAAATATTGAAAAAGATCAAGACGTTAATTTAGGTATAAATTTTAAAGATGCATTATTTGATTCAATCAAGCAATGTAATAATAGGTGTCCATTTTGTTTTATTGATCAACAGCCAAGTGGAAAAAGAAAAAGCCTTTATATAAAAGATGATGATTATAGATTAAGTTTCCTATATGGCTCTTATTTAACTCTTACGAATTTAAAAAAAGAAGACTGGGAAAGGATTGCTATGCAAAAACTATCCCCACTTTTTATTTCAGTTCATGCTACTGATCCCGCCACAAGAGAAAAATTATTAAAAAATAAAAAAGCAGGAGTGATACTTGATCAAATTTCATGGTTTGAAAAAAACTCTATTCAAATACATGCTCAAATTGTTGTTTGTCCAGATATAAATGATGGGGATATTCTTGAGAAATCAATTTTGGAGCTTGCTGAATTTTACAAAAAAACCTCTCAAACAGTACTTTCAGTGGCAATAGTTCCTGTAGGACTTACAAAATTTAGACCTGAAAATGATGGATTGAAAGCAATAAACCCAGAATACGCAAAAAACACTATTAAACAAGTAGAGAGAATTCAAGCCTCTCTACAAATTACTCTTGGGACTCGTTTTTGTTGGCTAGCAGACGAATGGTATTTAATTGCTGGTACAAATTTACCTAGTTACAAAACCTACGAAAATATGCCACAAGAATCTAATGGAGTTGGGACTATTAGAAACTTTCTAGAAGCATTAAGAGAGAAGACTCAAAACCTACCCCAAAAAGTAAAAAATCCAAAAAAAGTTAGTTGGATTGTTGGTAAATTAGTTTATGAAGCACTAATTCCTACAGTTAAGAAATTAAACTTAATTAATGGATTAACAATTAATTTATATGGTTTGCCAAGTATTTATTGGGGTCAAGATCAAGTTGTTACAGGTCTTCTTACTGGAGAAGATCTAATTTACGGGCTGAGAAATAAGGATTTAGGAGAAGCTGTTTATATACCATCTATTATGTTAAAAATTAATACTGATTTATTTTTAGATGATAAAAATATTCAAGAAGTTGAGAATCAAATAAATACTAAAATTCACGTTCTTGATGATTCAAATGATATTATTAATACTTTGATTGGTTAA
- a CDS encoding DUF3120 domain-containing protein: MKELITKNLEVKDKFNYESQKTVDSYENIFLSNPISLRLWSSFFVILPIFVQAPWVRFEPISALCFTFVIFLVAIVLNKKGSNKWFIVSSLLVGISGSWLGGCLFWGWLSPFPILHIPVEAVVLPLALIGFGTNWKIGSSFYISSLFGTAVTDITIFLIGIMDQWRQVITADSENAPMILQKTSESLIQIKSLSIIVFVALILWFISKEILDSGTINTTSGKALLVSGYVIQTTLIVDGIFIVLAILQPTFSGLV, from the coding sequence TTGAAAGAATTAATTACAAAAAATTTAGAAGTAAAAGATAAATTCAACTATGAATCCCAAAAGACAGTTGATTCATACGAAAATATTTTTTTATCAAATCCTATATCTTTAAGATTGTGGTCTTCTTTTTTTGTAATTTTACCTATTTTTGTTCAAGCCCCTTGGGTTAGATTTGAACCAATAAGTGCTCTTTGTTTTACTTTTGTTATTTTCTTAGTGGCAATTGTTTTGAATAAAAAAGGATCAAATAAGTGGTTTATTGTCAGTTCATTATTAGTTGGTATATCAGGTAGTTGGCTTGGTGGATGTTTGTTCTGGGGATGGTTAAGCCCATTTCCTATCCTACACATACCTGTTGAAGCTGTAGTTCTTCCATTAGCTTTAATTGGATTTGGTACTAATTGGAAAATAGGTTCAAGTTTTTATATCTCTTCTTTATTTGGAACCGCAGTTACCGACATTACAATATTTCTAATTGGAATCATGGATCAATGGAGGCAGGTAATTACAGCAGATTCTGAAAATGCACCCATGATTCTTCAAAAAACTTCAGAGAGTCTTATTCAAATAAAATCATTATCTATTATCGTTTTTGTTGCTCTTATACTTTGGTTTATTTCAAAAGAAATTTTAGATTCTGGCACAATTAATACTACTAGTGGTAAAGCACTCTTAGTTTCTGGTTACGTAATTCAAACGACATTAATTGTTGATGGTATTTTTATTGTTTTAGCAATTCTGCAACCAACTTTTAGTGGATTGGTTTGA
- a CDS encoding vitamin K epoxide reductase family protein produces MALKTLNRRNKKDLKWPKIIIAILSTIGIVDTGSITLKNWGLFTSLSCPGIQNGCETVLNSPWGTLFENNQVNIPLSLAGFITYLSILVITIILSLNLISPKEKLNKFLWWLVFLISCASSTFSFLLINIMFFKIQAYCFFCILSAILSFSIFIISMIGAKFESREPMIFRGFIVAISVLLGGLIWSTNVDPSNAIDVANPTENVSPIITTSSSPQKVKFAKFLSENNIVMYSAYWCPHCHDQKQLFGKEAVKELKVVECAKDGKDNEYELCQTKGISGFPSWEINGEITSGTRDLNELATKTDYQGDLNF; encoded by the coding sequence ATGGCCCTTAAGACTTTAAACAGAAGAAATAAAAAAGATTTGAAATGGCCAAAAATCATAATCGCAATTCTTAGCACTATAGGCATAGTTGACACAGGTTCGATTACTTTAAAAAACTGGGGATTATTTACTTCTCTTTCATGCCCAGGGATACAAAATGGTTGTGAAACAGTTTTAAATAGTCCTTGGGGTACTTTATTTGAAAATAATCAAGTTAATATACCTCTCTCATTAGCTGGATTTATAACATATTTATCAATATTAGTTATCACAATAATACTCTCGCTTAATTTAATTTCCCCAAAAGAAAAACTAAATAAGTTTTTATGGTGGTTAGTATTTCTAATTTCTTGTGCGTCATCAACCTTTAGCTTTTTATTGATAAATATAATGTTTTTCAAGATTCAAGCATATTGCTTTTTTTGTATACTTTCAGCAATTTTATCGTTTTCTATCTTTATAATTTCTATGATTGGAGCAAAGTTCGAAAGTAGAGAACCTATGATTTTTAGAGGTTTCATTGTAGCCATTAGTGTCCTGCTGGGGGGCCTAATTTGGTCAACAAACGTTGACCCCTCTAATGCTATTGATGTTGCAAACCCCACTGAAAATGTATCGCCAATAATTACCACTTCAAGCTCTCCCCAGAAGGTAAAGTTTGCAAAATTTTTAAGTGAAAACAATATTGTTATGTATAGTGCATACTGGTGCCCGCATTGCCACGATCAGAAACAATTATTTGGTAAGGAAGCAGTTAAAGAATTAAAAGTAGTTGAGTGTGCTAAAGATGGTAAAGATAATGAGTATGAGCTATGCCAAACGAAAGGAATAAGTGGATTTCCTTCTTGGGAAATAAATGGAGAAATTACTAGTGGTACTCGTGACTTAAATGAATTAGCAACAAAAACCGACTATCAAGGAGATCTTAATTTTTAA
- the rimO gene encoding 30S ribosomal protein S12 methylthiotransferase RimO produces MKQNSLNVKEKKLSKIAFSHVGCEKNLVDTEHMQGLLDKEGYEVDSNINDANVVVVNTCSFIETAREESIRKILEYTNQGKEVIVAGCMAQHFKDELIKEIPEIKGLVGTGDYQKIAKVLDRVEKGEIVNEVSKIPEFIADEEMPRFVDKNKFVAYLRIAEGCNYNCAFCIIPKLRGPQRSRTIESIVSEAKSLAKKGIQEIILISQITTNYGQDIYGKPSLAKLLNELSKVPIPWIRIHYAYPTGLTDEVIRAFKDSKNIVPYFDLPLQHSHPDVLKSMNRPWQASLNKSILEKIREEIPSAVLRTSLIVGFPGEKKEHFEHLLEFLDRHKFDHVGVFIFSPEEGTAAFHLPNKVSSEVAEARKDNVISVQQNISKDKNQTYVGSKMKILVEKISDNNELIGRSYNFAPEIDGTVILSVKDKIDLKKYIGKFVEANISFADEYDLYGETIKIL; encoded by the coding sequence GTGAAACAAAATAGTCTCAATGTAAAAGAAAAAAAACTATCTAAGATCGCATTTAGTCATGTTGGTTGTGAGAAAAATCTTGTTGATACTGAACATATGCAAGGCTTATTAGATAAAGAGGGTTATGAAGTTGACAGCAATATAAATGATGCAAATGTTGTTGTTGTAAATACTTGCAGTTTTATTGAAACTGCTAGAGAAGAATCTATTAGAAAAATTCTAGAATATACAAATCAAGGAAAGGAAGTAATAGTTGCAGGCTGTATGGCTCAGCATTTTAAAGATGAGCTTATAAAAGAAATCCCTGAAATAAAAGGTTTGGTTGGAACAGGAGATTATCAAAAGATAGCCAAGGTTTTAGACAGAGTAGAAAAAGGGGAAATCGTTAATGAAGTTTCAAAAATACCTGAATTTATTGCAGATGAGGAAATGCCTCGTTTTGTAGATAAAAATAAATTTGTTGCGTATCTTCGCATTGCTGAAGGCTGTAACTATAATTGCGCTTTTTGTATTATTCCTAAGTTGAGAGGTCCTCAAAGAAGTAGAACAATAGAATCTATAGTTTCAGAAGCCAAAAGTCTTGCAAAAAAGGGTATTCAAGAAATCATATTAATTAGTCAAATAACAACTAATTATGGTCAAGATATTTATGGAAAACCATCATTAGCCAAACTTTTGAATGAGCTTTCTAAAGTTCCAATTCCTTGGATAAGGATACATTATGCTTATCCAACAGGTTTAACTGATGAAGTTATTAGAGCTTTCAAAGATTCAAAGAATATAGTACCTTACTTTGATTTGCCACTTCAGCATAGTCATCCAGATGTGTTGAAGAGTATGAATAGACCTTGGCAAGCTTCTTTGAATAAATCAATTTTGGAGAAAATTAGAGAAGAAATTCCATCTGCTGTATTAAGAACTAGTCTCATTGTTGGGTTCCCAGGAGAAAAAAAAGAACATTTTGAACATCTTCTCGAATTTTTGGATAGGCACAAATTTGATCATGTGGGAGTGTTTATTTTTTCTCCTGAGGAAGGAACTGCAGCTTTTCATTTGCCAAATAAAGTATCTTCAGAGGTTGCAGAGGCAAGAAAAGATAACGTTATTTCAGTGCAACAAAATATCTCTAAAGATAAAAATCAGACATATGTTGGTTCAAAAATGAAGATTTTGGTAGAAAAAATATCAGACAATAACGAATTAATAGGTCGGTCCTACAATTTCGCTCCTGAAATTGACGGAACTGTAATTTTATCTGTTAAAGATAAAATTGATTTGAAAAAATATATTGGAAAATTTGTTGAAGCAAATATTTCGTTTGCGGATGAATATGATTTGTATGGAGAAACTATTAAAATTTTGTAG
- a CDS encoding inositol monophosphatase family protein produces MNAPNLTDNQLSELDSLFELVSQRQKKDFGNISASNKADGSLLTSCDLWSDKTIVDGLASIAPGEGVLSEEGQKSVPNSKAYWVVDPLDGTTNFAAGIPYWSISVARFVDGKPESSFLIIPTLKKKFVSIKGKGVWLNNQKIDPSQNNRQSECISLCSRSIKILQKKPNSVFPGKIRLLGVSSLNLTSVAMGQTFGAIESTPKIWDIAAAWLLLEELNCSIEWLETDPLNLVAGEDLSNVNFPLIACRSIEKFEILKPWGNLLLGK; encoded by the coding sequence ATGAATGCACCAAATTTAACTGATAATCAACTAAGTGAATTAGATTCTTTATTTGAATTAGTTAGTCAACGTCAGAAAAAAGATTTTGGTAATATTAGCGCCAGCAATAAAGCAGATGGATCATTATTAACAAGTTGTGATTTATGGAGTGACAAAACAATCGTAGATGGCTTAGCTTCAATAGCTCCAGGTGAGGGCGTCCTTAGTGAAGAAGGGCAAAAGTCAGTTCCAAACTCAAAAGCTTATTGGGTGGTCGATCCACTAGATGGGACAACAAATTTTGCTGCGGGCATTCCTTACTGGTCTATATCAGTGGCAAGGTTCGTTGATGGTAAACCGGAATCTTCTTTTTTAATAATTCCTACATTGAAAAAAAAGTTTGTATCAATTAAAGGTAAAGGGGTCTGGTTAAACAACCAAAAAATAGATCCTAGCCAAAATAATCGTCAAAGTGAATGCATTTCTTTGTGTAGTAGGTCTATAAAAATTTTACAAAAAAAACCAAATTCAGTATTTCCTGGCAAAATCAGACTCTTAGGCGTATCAAGTTTAAATCTAACGAGTGTAGCTATGGGACAAACTTTTGGAGCGATAGAATCAACCCCAAAGATATGGGATATTGCAGCAGCCTGGCTGCTATTAGAAGAACTCAATTGTTCTATAGAGTGGTTAGAAACAGACCCTTTAAATTTAGTTGCAGGAGAAGACTTGAGCAATGTTAATTTTCCATTAATTGCTTGTAGATCTATAGAAAAATTTGAAATTTTAAAACCATGGGGCAATTTATTATTGGGAAAATAG
- the petL gene encoding cytochrome b6-f complex subunit PetL, with the protein MNIIFYFAFIGFGFGAAFALDKLLRAVKLI; encoded by the coding sequence ATGAACATCATTTTCTATTTTGCATTTATCGGTTTTGGTTTTGGAGCCGCTTTCGCATTAGATAAGCTCTTAAGAGCAGTTAAATTAATTTAA